From the genome of Methylocystis bryophila, one region includes:
- a CDS encoding DnaJ C-terminal domain-containing protein, translating to MRDPYEVLGVTKSASHAEIKKAYRHLAKKYHPDHNKNDPKAASRLAEINAAYEIVGDEDKKVKFDRGEIGADGKPRFAGFEGFGGGPGGFGGFAKGGGSGPGGSRFDFGQGFDAADILSDLFGGAARRGAGPGGGAARRGGDVVATARVALETAVRGGSARVVMPSGRTLDVSIPAGVEDGQQIRLRGLGQAGPVGAEPGDALVTVRIAPHPHFRVEGRDLRLDLPVTLYEATLGARVPVPTLTGTVELAVPPGSNGGRVLRLRGKGLPAADSKPAGDLYVSLKVMLPEALDADFEALMKKWRDGKPYDPRKGL from the coding sequence ATGCGCGATCCCTACGAGGTCCTTGGCGTTACGAAATCGGCGAGCCACGCCGAGATCAAGAAGGCCTATCGACATCTCGCGAAGAAATATCATCCGGATCACAACAAGAATGATCCGAAGGCGGCCTCGCGTCTGGCCGAGATCAATGCGGCGTATGAGATCGTCGGCGACGAGGACAAGAAGGTAAAGTTCGACAGGGGCGAGATCGGCGCCGACGGCAAGCCGCGCTTTGCCGGCTTCGAAGGCTTTGGCGGCGGCCCTGGGGGCTTTGGCGGATTTGCGAAGGGCGGCGGCTCGGGGCCCGGCGGGTCGCGCTTTGACTTCGGTCAAGGTTTCGACGCCGCCGACATCCTGTCTGATCTCTTCGGCGGCGCGGCCCGGCGCGGCGCGGGGCCAGGCGGCGGCGCAGCGCGACGCGGCGGAGACGTCGTCGCCACGGCGCGCGTGGCGCTCGAGACGGCTGTTCGCGGCGGCTCCGCGCGTGTCGTCATGCCTTCCGGCCGCACGCTCGACGTGAGCATTCCGGCGGGCGTCGAAGATGGTCAGCAGATCCGCCTGCGTGGGCTGGGACAGGCCGGACCCGTCGGCGCCGAGCCCGGTGACGCTCTGGTAACCGTGAGAATCGCACCGCATCCGCATTTTCGCGTCGAGGGGCGCGATCTGCGTCTCGATTTGCCGGTGACGCTCTACGAAGCGACTCTCGGGGCGAGAGTGCCCGTCCCCACTCTCACGGGAACGGTGGAGCTCGCCGTTCCGCCCGGCTCCAATGGCGGCCGCGTTCTGCGCCTGCGCGGGAAAGGCCTCCCGGCGGCTGACAGCAAACCCGCGGGGGACCTTTATGTTTCGCTCAAGGTGATGTTGCCGGAGGCGCTGGACGCGGATTTCGAGGCGCTGATGAAGAAATGGCGCGACGGCAAGCCCTATGACCCCAGAAAGGGGCTTTGA
- a CDS encoding DUF1214 domain-containing protein, producing the protein MLQKPWRAAASQKKLGPASPGPYGLYLNVLCACLCGLVLGLLATWAAINAGYGFGSLVAGPWTAWPQTGVPDIDPYARAALAGRGEAPLARGLGLAFVARVDSSGEPLDGRCSYRISSPVPPARFWTIGLFGLDGAPLANDAQRYAYSSGEVLRREGGGFDIEVARNARPGNWLSPGKARSFVIALRLYDMSIDASAKPDPSAFPSIVRQACS; encoded by the coding sequence TTGCTCCAAAAACCATGGCGCGCGGCCGCTTCGCAGAAAAAGCTCGGCCCTGCGTCGCCCGGCCCCTACGGGCTTTACCTCAATGTCCTTTGCGCCTGCTTGTGCGGCCTCGTTCTCGGGCTCCTGGCGACATGGGCGGCGATCAACGCCGGTTATGGCTTCGGATCTCTTGTCGCCGGCCCCTGGACGGCCTGGCCACAGACGGGCGTTCCTGACATTGATCCCTACGCGCGGGCTGCGCTGGCCGGGCGGGGAGAGGCGCCGCTGGCGCGTGGGCTGGGCCTAGCCTTTGTCGCCCGAGTCGACTCGAGCGGTGAGCCGCTCGACGGACGCTGCAGTTATCGCATCAGCTCCCCCGTGCCGCCGGCTCGCTTTTGGACGATTGGCCTTTTCGGTTTGGACGGCGCGCCTCTCGCCAATGACGCGCAGAGATACGCCTATTCTTCAGGGGAGGTTCTGAGGCGCGAAGGCGGCGGCTTCGATATTGAAGTGGCGCGGAACGCCCGTCCGGGCAACTGGCTCTCGCCAGGCAAGGCGCGGTCCTTCGTGATCGCCTTGCGACTTTACGATATGTCGATCGACGCCTCGGCGAAACCCGATCCTTCGGCTTTTCCAAGCATTGTCCGACAGGCCTGCTCATGA
- a CDS encoding DUF1254 domain-containing protein, with protein sequence MNLKDRILNFLPWLIAALLLGGIVHIVSILLMPAVAPNDAYHRLLAASKSKAPSSEGVVLLDAPAPDKQLLPFEDPALAEGACVYDLTGGLLRVTASTDAENFLGLSFHTAAGPVFHAVSDRGANKGKIEIVLGQAPQMEDLEEADPEDGPAPSETRVTAPAPRGFVLIRAFAKRGSDLERARAAVSAVKCETFDVSD encoded by the coding sequence ATGAACCTTAAGGACAGAATTCTCAATTTCCTGCCCTGGCTGATCGCCGCTCTCCTGCTCGGAGGGATCGTTCATATCGTCTCCATCCTGCTCATGCCTGCGGTCGCCCCGAACGACGCCTATCATCGCCTCCTCGCGGCCTCGAAATCCAAGGCGCCGTCATCCGAGGGCGTTGTTTTGTTGGACGCTCCGGCTCCAGACAAGCAGTTGTTGCCCTTCGAAGATCCGGCGTTGGCGGAGGGCGCGTGCGTTTATGACCTCACCGGAGGATTGCTCCGCGTCACCGCCTCCACGGACGCCGAAAACTTCCTCGGGCTTTCCTTTCACACCGCCGCCGGCCCGGTGTTTCACGCGGTGAGCGATCGGGGCGCGAATAAAGGCAAGATTGAAATCGTGCTCGGACAGGCTCCGCAGATGGAGGATCTCGAAGAGGCGGATCCCGAAGACGGCCCGGCGCCGTCCGAAACGCGCGTGACGGCTCCCGCGCCGCGCGGCTTTGTGCTCATTCGCGCCTTCGCCAAACGCGGCTCCGACCTCGAAAGAGCGCGGGCTGCTGTGAGCGCCGTGAAATGCGAAACATTCGACGTCTCGGACTGA
- a CDS encoding AI-2E family transporter, protein MFKTTPEPFKLNISNATVIEIAVHLGVIGFLGYWTFTLIQPFASIVLWSVVLTVALYPLFVWLAHLLRGRRRLAAALLTALGLLVVIGPVTWLGIGLVEGGRELVTKVSVGDLNIPPPRESVKDWPVIGGLAYDYWARASTNLASVLSPLLPQLRPVGEALLGAAGSAGMGTLKFLASVIIAGFMFNPGPSLLAATMRFARRIDAARGEGFVTLTGATIRAVSRGVIGISLVQAVIAALGMSAAEVPGASLITVLILALGIVQVGPWPVCVLLIAWGWMNLPTFGALAFTLCMLTVGLIENVAKPFALSHGLKTPMPVTFFGVVGGVMTHGIGGLFMGPVVLAVAWELAKTWIEEEAKA, encoded by the coding sequence ATGTTCAAGACCACTCCCGAGCCCTTCAAGCTGAATATTTCCAACGCCACCGTCATAGAGATTGCGGTTCATCTCGGCGTTATCGGCTTTCTCGGCTATTGGACATTCACGCTGATTCAGCCTTTCGCGTCGATCGTGCTGTGGAGCGTGGTTCTGACCGTCGCGCTTTACCCCCTTTTCGTTTGGCTTGCGCATCTGCTCCGGGGGCGCAGGCGGCTCGCCGCTGCGCTGCTGACGGCGCTCGGCCTCCTCGTCGTGATCGGCCCGGTCACCTGGCTCGGCATCGGCCTCGTCGAGGGCGGGCGCGAGCTGGTCACCAAGGTGAGCGTGGGCGATCTCAATATCCCGCCGCCCCGAGAAAGCGTGAAGGACTGGCCGGTCATCGGCGGCCTCGCCTATGATTATTGGGCCCGGGCCTCGACCAATCTGGCGAGCGTCCTCTCCCCGCTGCTGCCGCAGCTCAGGCCGGTCGGCGAGGCGTTGCTCGGCGCGGCCGGCAGCGCCGGCATGGGCACGCTGAAATTCCTGGCCTCGGTGATTATCGCGGGCTTCATGTTCAACCCCGGCCCCAGTCTTCTCGCCGCGACGATGCGTTTCGCGCGCAGGATTGATGCTGCGCGTGGCGAAGGCTTCGTCACGCTCACCGGAGCAACGATCCGCGCCGTCTCGCGTGGGGTGATCGGCATCTCCCTCGTGCAAGCCGTCATCGCGGCGCTCGGCATGTCGGCGGCTGAAGTTCCCGGCGCGAGCCTGATCACCGTGCTGATTCTGGCGCTCGGCATCGTGCAGGTCGGCCCCTGGCCCGTTTGCGTGCTGCTGATCGCATGGGGCTGGATGAACCTTCCCACTTTCGGCGCTCTCGCCTTCACGCTCTGCATGCTGACGGTGGGGCTCATCGAGAACGTCGCCAAGCCCTTCGCGCTCTCGCATGGGCTGAAGACGCCCATGCCGGTGACTTTCTTCGGCGTCGTCGGCGGCGTCATGACGCACGGCATTGGCGGGCTCTTCATGGGTCCCGTTGTGCTGGCGGTTGCTTGGGAGCTGGCGAAGACCTGGATCGAGGAGGAGGCCAAGGCTTAG